From uncultured Pseudodesulfovibrio sp.:
ATTTCGGCCAGAGGAGTGCTCGCCGCATTGACGAAAATTTTGAGACTTGATGGACCGATCCATTGCATGCCTTTGAACAAAGTCCAGCGGAGTCGATTGGACGCCTTGAGTTCCGGCATGATCTGTTGATGCAGTCGACGGGTATACACCGGGCCGGGGTTGGTGTTGGTGGCAAGTCCATGGGCGACGGCTTCGCCAGCATACATGCCTGAGCACATGGCGAAAAAGATGCCTTCTCCGAAAAGTGGCTCAACGAATCCTCCAGCGTCCCCGGCCAACAATGTGACGCCGAATACCGGGTCTTCCAGATAATTCCCATAAGGCAAGGGGTGCCCTTGAAGGTCGGGTATAGCCTTGGAATCTACCTTGAGAAAGTCTAGATATTCTTTAAACAGTTGAGAAAATTTATGATTATCTGACTTGAGCCCACAGATACCGACGATGACGGTATTGTGATTGGGGAAGACCCATCCATAACCTGCTTCCATGAAACCAATGTAGAGTTCGGGGTATTTGACTGGTCTAGGGAAGTCTTTTGCGTCCAAACGGATTTCTATGGTTGCGGCCATGAGTTGCTTCATTCGGTCGCGGTCTATGTTGGGGAAGGCTTTTCGTACAACTGAATTAGCCCCATCCGCACCGATGATATATTTCCCTTGGAACGTTTCACCGTTGTTGCAGGTGATAATGCCCTTTTTAAGGTCACAGGCAACGACTTTGGTCTCCTGAAATACCGTTGCCCCAGCTGTTTCGGCTTTGGCGAGCAGGTGCGCATCAAATACCGTTCTGTCCACGAAATGAAAGGGGAAAGATGTTTCCCCTTCAGCCAGAAGGCCGTCAAAGGTGTGGATAGCGTATTGGTTTGATGCAAAGTTGAGAGCGCCAACGTTGGAGAGCAACCCCGGGGTTTCCCCGTAGAGGTGTTCAAGGAGTTTGACGGATTTCCACGTCAGCAGTCCTCCACAGAGTTTTTTTCGTGGGAATGAGGCTCTATCCAGTATTGCCACGGAATGGCCAGCTCGTGCCAATGAAAATCCGGCTGCACTGCCAGCCAGACCGCCTCCGCAGATGATGGTGTCGAATTGTTGTGTCATGAATGAATCTCCGAATGGAGAAGATAATACACTGTCTGTAGTGCCTCACGCAAGTCAAAGCCGACTTGCAATAGCAAGACAGGGAGCTTATGGAGTTGTAATGTCACAAAATAGGGGAGTCGTTGGAGCGGCAATTATTGTTTTGATTTTTGGATTTATGATTGCACTGGCTGGGGTTTCACAGGCTGACGGTGATGCCAAGTTCGTGGAAGTCATGGATGATGCTTCTGATGTGGCGAAAGAAGAAAATCTCTCCTTTTTCGATCGTTTGGTTTTTGCGCCCGTGCCTATGGTCAATCCGACCTTGGGAGCTGGTTTGACTGGCGTTGTCATGTATATGCATCCCAAGGATGATTTCGGGAATGACCCTGAAAAGAAGGAAAATGCCGAACTGCATTCCATGACAGGGGTTGCCGCCATGTATACCTCTAACGAGAGTTGGGCGACTGGGGCTTTTCATAAGGGTTTTTATGCCAATGATCGTTTCCGAGGAACAGCGTATCTTGCCTATGGCGAATTTAATTTAAAATTTTATGGTGTTGGCAACGATTCATTGCTGAGGGACAGGCCGCTTAAATACAATGCGAATATTACGGCATTTCAAACGACTTTTTCCGCCAAGATTTCGGATCATTGGTATATAGGGCCGAAAATCAAGGTGTTTAATTGGGGGCTTGGGATTGATCTTTCCAAGTTGCATCCAGTTTTACCTTATCTCAAACATTCCGTGACCACGGCTGGTCTTGGTCTGGCGGGGGAGTGGGATACCACCAATCATAGTGTGTTTGCGACCAAGGGGGGCAAGTTTAAGTTTGATGCCATGAATTATAATGACGCATGGGGTGGCGATTACAATTACAACAAGGCTTCTTCAAGTTATGCTCATTATTTTGGATTATCAGAAAGGTTTGTTGTCAGTTCCATGGCAGAGCTGAATATTTCTGGTGGCAACACTCCTTTTTTTGATATGCCGTTCTTGCCTTTGCGCGGTTTTCCATATGCGGAATATGTCGATAAACAGTCGGCATCCATTCAGGCGGAAGCAAATTACAAGTTGACCAAGCGGTGGGGTGTCAACGTGTTCGGGGGGCTTGGCTGGGTGGCCGGTGAAGTGGGCAATCTTTTTCAAAAACCGACTATTCCCACAGGCGGTTTCGGTGTGCGTTATCTCTTGTCTGAGAAAGAAAAAATGTATTTGAGCACGGAAGTCGGATTCGGACCGGATTCCCAGGCTCTGTATTTCAGGGTAGGAGAATGGTTTTAGCCTGAATTGTCCTTCTACATGGTATTAATCAAAGAGGTGGGGTTCTTTCCTTCTTTTTTGAGTTTCAGATATACACGTACATCCTTGTCCAATTTGGAAATAATGGATTTGGAAAGCCTTGCTCGTTGGGTACGACGTACCGGGGTGGAAAAGGTAAACCCATCAGCCATGGTTACGTGGAGTTCGAAAAGGACCTGAGTCGTTGGCGTAACTTTTTTGTAGCTATCCTGAGGCGCAGCATCGATTTTTATTTCTTTGAACAGCTTTTTGTTCGTTTTGACGTAGTTGGCGATGCGGTCAATTTCTTTGCTGGTGAAATCCTTTCGGTTCAGGGTCCCACTGAATTTGAGTTGCCTTTGTGCTCTGTTGGTAAAGACCGAATCCCCTTTACGCACGACGTCCAGATTGAAGAAAATGACGAGCGCTGTGACTGCAAGGAGAATCAAGAGAGTATTTCTGGTCCATTCCATGGTCTTGGAAGAGCGTCGTCGCTTCATGCAATCTCCTGTTGTCGGATAGTCTGTTTGGAGTGGCGACCATACAAAGAATCGGCTGGATGGAAAAGGAAAAGAGCGTAAAGCTTGGAGAAGGGCGGCTCTCTTGACAAAATAGAGGGTGGAAGCCAAGTTGCACAGTTGAGGCAACCGTGTGCCAAACGGATATCCCTTTGTAACGCAACATCATTGAACCTATGGAAAATAGTAAAATAGCCGCTCTTGTTGAACTAGGTATTCTGTGTCGAGGGGAACCTGTAGAGGTTGTCGGGGATGGCGGCATGGATTCCGGTCCGCATAAATATTCCGGGCATGACCAATTGTGCCAGTATGAAAATCCATCGTGTCGGTATCCTTTTGAAGATTCATCCATACCCGCGTTTGAGTACTATACATCGGATATGACCATTGGAGAGGCCTTGGCCCACACGCGTCTTGTTGTGATGCTTGGTGTGGCAGATTCGGAAGCCTTAAAAGTATGCTTGGCAAATCCTAACCTGATACTCGTGATTTTTGAGCCGGATGAAAGAGTGTTGATCCATTTCTTGGAATCAGTCAGGTTGGCTGGCTTGAATCGAAAGAACTTTTTTTGTTTCACCGGCGATCCATACTCTTTCAACCCCGCACTGCAGGATTTGTTGCCCGGCGATATGTTTAAGGTTGGCACTCCTGCTTTTTTCATGACCGATCGTATTCGTGAAGACTATGGAACGTGGGCGAAAGATGTTATTGAATATTTGGAAATTCTTCATTACCGACATGTGATTTATCCTCTGTCTGGTCAGACATTGGCGAGATCCCGTCCATTTAGGGATATTCACCGAGGGATTATCTGTGATCAACAGATTCACGCCTACGAGAACATCAAGGATTGGATGTCTTTTCCGTCTATTGCTGGATTGAGAAATCGATTCTCAGGCGGCTCTGCCATTCTGGTGGCTGCAGGTCCCGACTTGCCTGAAAAGTTTGAATATATTCAGCGTAATATTGACCGAGTGGTGGTCATCTGCGTGAACAACGCCATTAAACCTTTGGTAGAAGCGGGAATTCATCCTCATTTCGTTGTTATCAACGACACCTCTATTTCCTCGGGACAGGTATTTAAGCACATCCCCAAAATGCCGGAGACCATTCTGGTTGGTCATTGCCTATCTGATCTTGGTGGAGACAGGTTTAGGCAGAAGTATTTATTTGGCAGCTTCTTGCCGGAATTGTTTGGTGAAAGAGATATGTTCCGTTTACACGGATCAGTTATTTCCACGGCCTTTGCCTTGGCAAAACACCTTGGCTGCGAGCAATGTGCTTTGGTCGGCGCACAACTCGCTTCCGAG
This genomic window contains:
- a CDS encoding geranylgeranyl reductase family protein → MTQQFDTIICGGGLAGSAAGFSLARAGHSVAILDRASFPRKKLCGGLLTWKSVKLLEHLYGETPGLLSNVGALNFASNQYAIHTFDGLLAEGETSFPFHFVDRTVFDAHLLAKAETAGATVFQETKVVACDLKKGIITCNNGETFQGKYIIGADGANSVVRKAFPNIDRDRMKQLMAATIEIRLDAKDFPRPVKYPELYIGFMEAGYGWVFPNHNTVIVGICGLKSDNHKFSQLFKEYLDFLKVDSKAIPDLQGHPLPYGNYLEDPVFGVTLLAGDAGGFVEPLFGEGIFFAMCSGMYAGEAVAHGLATNTNPGPVYTRRLHQQIMPELKASNRLRWTLFKGMQWIGPSSLKIFVNAASTPLAEMVHGVRSYAWMRKKHWDF
- a CDS encoding 6-hydroxymethylpterin diphosphokinase MptE-like protein, which produces MENSKIAALVELGILCRGEPVEVVGDGGMDSGPHKYSGHDQLCQYENPSCRYPFEDSSIPAFEYYTSDMTIGEALAHTRLVVMLGVADSEALKVCLANPNLILVIFEPDERVLIHFLESVRLAGLNRKNFFCFTGDPYSFNPALQDLLPGDMFKVGTPAFFMTDRIREDYGTWAKDVIEYLEILHYRHVIYPLSGQTLARSRPFRDIHRGIICDQQIHAYENIKDWMSFPSIAGLRNRFSGGSAILVAAGPDLPEKFEYIQRNIDRVVVICVNNAIKPLVEAGIHPHFVVINDTSISSGQVFKHIPKMPETILVGHCLSDLGGDRFRQKYLFGSFLPELFGERDMFRLHGSVISTAFALAKHLGCEQCALVGAQLASENPWGLGYAKGTVGKDVEEVSRPLVNQYPQLYPTITPFGDQLYTTLNFRDAALWLGEVVRLSGVKCVNTSKSSILYGREMRYEAEPNFDEIPVKRVMADLFRTEPPRVDRKEVKRYLHHELALWASVRDAAKAILAEEGTALTAKGMAVLSQLDKSNVTYLLERYEGYLNGIFYPKVFKGDESTREEGLRYYFTYLCRMCDDFLVKLNSAARVF